In a genomic window of Wyeomyia smithii strain HCP4-BCI-WySm-NY-G18 chromosome 1, ASM2978416v1, whole genome shotgun sequence:
- the LOC129718799 gene encoding probable cytosolic iron-sulfur protein assembly protein Ciao1 isoform X1, producing the protein MGKLILLQSLSGHKGRVWGAGWHPQGNILATCGEDKTIRIWAEDGSDGNRWLAKAVLADGHNRTIRSVAWSPCGQYLASASFDATVAIWDKKSGDFECNATLEGHENEVKSVAWSKSGSLLATCSRDKSVWVWEVAQEDEYECSAVLNAHMQDVKKVEWHPHEDLLASASYDNTIKLYKEDVSDNDWSCFNTLISHDSTVWSITFDASGKRLASCSDDQTVKIWQEYKPGNEFGVSCPENSPVWKCVCTLSGYHSRSVYDVSWCKQSGLLATACGDDIIRIFKEADCSSPHEPTFEMVAYMHAHTQDVNTVQWNPTTPGLLVTTSDDGDVKLWKFEPDE; encoded by the exons ATGGGGAAACTCATTCTGCTTCAAAGTTTATCTGGCCATAAAGGCCGTGTTTGGGGCGCTGGTTGGCACCCACAAGGTAACATTCTAGCCACTTGTGGTGAGGACAAAACAATTCGGATATGGGCTGAGGACGGAAGCGACGGCAATCGTTGGTTGGCTAAGGCAGTTCTAGCGGATGGACATAATCGTACGATACGATCTGTAGCGTGGTCACCTTGTGGACAATATTTGGCATCGGCTAGTTTTGATGCAACGGTAGCGATTTGGGATAAAAAATCAG GAGATTTCGAATGCAACGCAACTTTGGAAGGTCACGAAAACGAAGTTAAAAGTGTAGCCTGGTCAAAGTCTGGTTCATTATTAGCGACATGTAGTAGAGATAAATCTGTTTGGGTCTGGGAAGTCGCACAAGAAGACGAGTATGAATGTTCCGCCGTGTTAAATGCACATATGCAAGATGTGAAAAAAGTGGAATGGCACCCACACGAAGACTTGCTAGCTTCTGCAAGTTATGATAATACGATCAAATTATATAAAGAAGATGTTTCCGATAATGACTGGAGTTGCTTTAATACACTTATTTCACACGACTCCACAGTTTGGAGCATTACTTTCGATGCTAGTGGAAAACGGTTGGCTTCTTGTAGTGACGATCAAACAGTTAAAATTTGGCAAGAGTACAAACCAGGAAATGAGTTTGGAGTAAGCTGCCCAGAGAATTCTCCCGTGTGGAAATGCGTTTGCACACTTTCCGGTTATCATAGTAGAAGTGTATATGATGTCAGCTGGTGTAAACAAAGTGGACTGTTAGCAACGGCTTGTGGTGATGACATAATTCGCATTTTCAAAGAAGCAGATTGTTCAAGTCCACACGAGCCAACTTTCGAGATGGTAGCATACATGCATGCTCATACACAAGACGTAAATACTGTCCAATGGAATCCAACTACACCTGGATTATTGGTCACGACTAGTGATGATGGAGATGTTAAGTTGTGGAAGTTTGAACCGGATGAATAA
- the LOC129718799 gene encoding probable cytosolic iron-sulfur protein assembly protein Ciao1 isoform X2, translating to MGKLILLQSLSGHKGRVWGAGWHPQGNILATCGEDKTIRIWAEDGSDGNRWLAKAVLADGHNRTIRSVAWSPCGQYLASASFDATVAIWDKKSDFECNATLEGHENEVKSVAWSKSGSLLATCSRDKSVWVWEVAQEDEYECSAVLNAHMQDVKKVEWHPHEDLLASASYDNTIKLYKEDVSDNDWSCFNTLISHDSTVWSITFDASGKRLASCSDDQTVKIWQEYKPGNEFGVSCPENSPVWKCVCTLSGYHSRSVYDVSWCKQSGLLATACGDDIIRIFKEADCSSPHEPTFEMVAYMHAHTQDVNTVQWNPTTPGLLVTTSDDGDVKLWKFEPDE from the exons ATGGGGAAACTCATTCTGCTTCAAAGTTTATCTGGCCATAAAGGCCGTGTTTGGGGCGCTGGTTGGCACCCACAAGGTAACATTCTAGCCACTTGTGGTGAGGACAAAACAATTCGGATATGGGCTGAGGACGGAAGCGACGGCAATCGTTGGTTGGCTAAGGCAGTTCTAGCGGATGGACATAATCGTACGATACGATCTGTAGCGTGGTCACCTTGTGGACAATATTTGGCATCGGCTAGTTTTGATGCAACGGTAGCGATTTGGGATAAAAAATCAG ATTTCGAATGCAACGCAACTTTGGAAGGTCACGAAAACGAAGTTAAAAGTGTAGCCTGGTCAAAGTCTGGTTCATTATTAGCGACATGTAGTAGAGATAAATCTGTTTGGGTCTGGGAAGTCGCACAAGAAGACGAGTATGAATGTTCCGCCGTGTTAAATGCACATATGCAAGATGTGAAAAAAGTGGAATGGCACCCACACGAAGACTTGCTAGCTTCTGCAAGTTATGATAATACGATCAAATTATATAAAGAAGATGTTTCCGATAATGACTGGAGTTGCTTTAATACACTTATTTCACACGACTCCACAGTTTGGAGCATTACTTTCGATGCTAGTGGAAAACGGTTGGCTTCTTGTAGTGACGATCAAACAGTTAAAATTTGGCAAGAGTACAAACCAGGAAATGAGTTTGGAGTAAGCTGCCCAGAGAATTCTCCCGTGTGGAAATGCGTTTGCACACTTTCCGGTTATCATAGTAGAAGTGTATATGATGTCAGCTGGTGTAAACAAAGTGGACTGTTAGCAACGGCTTGTGGTGATGACATAATTCGCATTTTCAAAGAAGCAGATTGTTCAAGTCCACACGAGCCAACTTTCGAGATGGTAGCATACATGCATGCTCATACACAAGACGTAAATACTGTCCAATGGAATCCAACTACACCTGGATTATTGGTCACGACTAGTGATGATGGAGATGTTAAGTTGTGGAAGTTTGAACCGGATGAATAA
- the LOC129718800 gene encoding uncharacterized protein LOC129718800 translates to MPSSYIYLKLLIIFFFCNSVNCQEKPECPHVLNFVAQYVKLINMVPREIVPLARFCSNDTFTSYYNHSIQEYYNAVNDPTCLFHIHKLNVIGVLFDGLEEIWNKAQCQDCLDNQNDTLQFFTISDQLDTCIEQNNPPCIACASNYSMVQDYYETMNKQRRGKLCLDIEDQMNQTRHAWSAKYKCCKDKQRSKMFFIVFASIFSSIPLLFYTIMYFIARRKEAMEELARVPLLDSNDSSRLDQNNVSSSEANENDAVNETTQACSSNSLGTENKNLVLRNDKLNNLDHAHVREDELINLCDEQPTSNIKLSFGDDDDVSLLKMEGFTKK, encoded by the exons ATGCCTAgttcttatatatatttgaaacttttaattatatttttcttttgtaacAGTGTAAATTG CCAAGAGAAGCCGGAATGTCCGCATGTTCTAAATTTTGTTGCGCAATATGTAAAACTAATTAACATGGTTCCAAGAGAGATTGTTCCGTTAGCGAGGTTTTGTTCAAATGATACTTTTACTTCGTACTACAATCATTCAATTCAGGAATACTACAACGCAGTAAATGACCCAACATGTCTCTTTCATATCCATAAACTAAATGTTATAGGGGTGTTGTTTGATGGATTGGAAGAAATATGGAATAAGGCTCAATGTCAAGACTGTTTGGACAATCAAAACGATACGCTGCAATTTTTTACTATCTCCGATCAATTAGATACTTGTATTGAGCAAAATAACCCACCTTGCATTGCTTGCGCATCTAATTACAGCATGGTACAGGATTACTATGAAACCATGAACAAGCAACGACGAGGAAAGTTATGTTTGGATATAGAAGACCAGATGAATCAAACTCGACATGCCTGGAGTGCAAAATACAAATGTTGCAAGGATAAACAGCGATCtaaaatgtttttcattgtgTTTGCTTCTATTTTTTCAAGCATTCCCTTGCTTTTCTATACAATAATGTATTTCATTGCCCGCCGTAAAGAAGCCATGGAAGAATTAGCGAGGGTTCCTCTGCTGGATAGCAACGATTCTTCTCGTCTAGATCAAAACAATGTTTCTTCATCAGAAGCAAACGAAAATGATGCAGTTAATGAAACTACTCAGGCTTGTTCGAGCAACTCTCTTGGgactgaaaacaaaaatttggtTTTAAGAAACGATAAACTCAACAATCTTGATCATGCTCATGTTCGTGAAGATGAACTCATAAATCTTTGTGATGAGCAACCAACTTCAAACATTAAACTATCTTTTGGAGATGACGATGACGTGAGCTTATTAAAAATGGAAGGTTTCACAAAAAAGTAG